The sequence below is a genomic window from Maylandia zebra isolate NMK-2024a linkage group LG18, Mzebra_GT3a, whole genome shotgun sequence.
TCAGTGTCGGGGAGTGAGGCGCCGCGGTCCGGGGGCTGGCGCTGGCTGAGGATGCCAGAGACCtgcagaggaaaacaaaacataaaaatgcaaaagaagAAGCTTCTTTGGAGGATCAGAGGTTTTATTAGGAACGGATGAAGCCTGACCTGAAAGAGGTGGAGCAGCGGGGGGAACTTGTCTTGGAGCTCCGCTGGCTGGCAGGAGTGGGAGAAGGAGAGGGAAGAGACAGACTggcctgagagagagaaagcgttCAAGTTAAAGGAGCTTCAACAGTAAATCAAAGCGTTCAATAATCCTTGAAGAACTGTACCTGCAGGAAATACTTCTCCATCACTGATCTGAGGTCAGGATTGCCCTCCCAGGCCTCATTCAGCATCCTGTCCACATTCTTGATGAATTCCTTCAACTCCCTCAGCTTAATGTCTTTCTCTTCGAAAGTCTCGCCTTTGGTGCCCTTTGCTGAGCGGACTTCTTTGGTCAGCTTAGAGAACTGGAAAATCAGCAGAGTAGCACACATTTATAACATGGCGCTGCTTCGTTCTGCTGTTGACTGGTCACAGGTGCGGCAGGTTAACAAATGTGCTTAGAAAACATGATGCAGTTGGACATCAAACCTGCTTTGAGGCTCTGTCAATTTTCTCCTGCTGGGAAGTAACTTCTTCGTTCATTTTGCTGACGAGGGCATGTTTGTTCTCTATCTTATCTCTCTCCATTCGCTCTTCTTGTGGCAGACTTTCCAACACATAGTTCAGGTCCTGAAACCAGAGCGCggtgtacacacaaacacataaaaagaaagcatTCACTGAGGCACACATACACAGGGATTCATGCAAGGTTAGTTACACTAGATGACTCCGATAGTTTTTACAAAAATTAACTGTTAATAATACTCTGCTATATGATACTCAAGCTACTCTTTCATGCTGGAAATGAGAACAAATACCAACACAGATTTTTTAACTCAAGAAGATTAAAAATGGTAAATAACATTTTACTGTATAACTGCTGTTGACCTGAGACTGGTTCTTATAATGTGGAAACTAAGCAGCTCTCACACGGAGCTTATTATTAATTGTTAATTAGATTGTCATTAAATGTCATTAAACTCCAACCCCCTCGATCAAATTCTGGTTTATTTAATAGATAAACTGATGGACAATATGCAGCTGAGAAAGATACTTTCAGCTCTTTCTGAGctacacagaaacacaccttCCCCCACATGTGTGCGCATAACCAAGGACGCCAAACTCCTTTTACATCATGAGCCAAGTGCAGTGGCCTGTTAAAATTCCCTTTCTGACAGCGTGAAGAAGATTAACTACACATTTAGTCCCCAAGATATCTTGATAAAAGACAAGGAAgtgcaattttattttattttattttatttatttatgttttgtttttttgcctgtcccatttggatctttagccatcagaattgttgtctgaaggccaagaaagatgccaagcggatttactttaccaattgGATCATcgtggccttgccatattggtccatttgattgacctttattataattatgtatttatttgatttgattttcagttgttacagacgggacagacatgactgggggataggacagggagagagaatgaaagaaagagagggagagaaagaaaaatagaggggagaaaagatggtgagaaagggggggtgCAATTTTAAAAGTacgtctcagtttttctacatgatgaTGAAAAAGAActgctgtagtaaatgaaagaaatgtgtcTACTGGGCCACACTGGAGTCTATGTTAGGCCAATTCTGGCCCTGTGCCTTGTTTTTCACACCccagcaataaaaaaacaaagtcatCTGCAGGTTAGCAACTTCATGAATTGTTTCACCCCCTGAAACTCCTCTCTTCAGATGTTGCATGTGATACTTGTGATACGAAAGTAGCTCCCTGATTGCATAGTTTCATCTGTTATCTGACAGATAAATACGGAACCAGCATCCCAAGTAGTCAAAGTCATCTTTCATTTTATCAGCAAAGAATAGCACCAGCTGGTGGTTTCTAcaaacacaggaagaactgAGTATACAAGACTATTTTAGACCCAACTCAAAAAACATTAACACACTAAActgctttgtgtgtttagccTGTAGTTCAGCCTTGTGCTGAACATTATGATGACAGACTTCACCTAATTCCGAATTAGCTTGAGGTATTCAGCATTTAAGTACAGGTTGCTTTTTCTTAGTACTAGCAGCTACTATAAATAGCAAAAACCTGCATATCCTGTTGAAGCTCTTGGATCTGCCTTTTCATATAGTTCAGCGTCTCTTGACCCACATTCAGCTGCCCTTCCAGTTTCACTTTTTCCTGGTACATTGGAcctaaagaggaaaaaatgacataaaactTCCTGGTGATAAGGGGGACTTTTGAGTTGCTGGTTTGGTGTCATTCCATCCACCCTCTCATACATACTGGATTCATTCACTTTGTTCAGAGACTGGCGAAATGCAGAGTTACTGTTGTTGAACAGCTGGATGGTGTTTTCCAGAGCTTTGTTTTCCAGCTCCACTTTGTGGATTGTAGCATCCAGCTCATCGCCTTTCCTCCTAAGCTCCTCTTTCTCTTGTGCAGCCTGCAGAAAAAGCACAGAGTGGTCATTCAAAGTGATTGTGTGgtgctgtgagaaaaaaaaaaatcaaaccatagTCTGCTTTaacacagcagtgtgtgtgcagaCCTTTGTGATGTAGTAAGCCTGCGATTTcgcctcttcttcctcaggaGGTGCCATGGAAAGGCTCACAATCTCGAAACATTTCTTCATCGTGTCAATCTTGGATAGTTTCTCACTGAGTTCAgcactgaaacagaaaaaaatctgaTAAACCAGATGCAAAACTCAACTGACAGCAAAGTGGATAGTCTTGTTCTTTTTGTCCCACCTGAGTTTCTGCCTCTCCTGCTCACTGATCTTGAGCTGCTGGCTGAGCATTTCTTTGTAGACCTTAATCTCATCCTCCCTCTCCTTCATGGTTGTTTGTAGTTGCAGCAGTCTCTTCTCCAGCGACAGCACGTTGTCAGCCTTGCTGTACAGAAGATCCCTCACACGTTTGACCTGTATCTTTAACATTTGGTGCTCCACTTTGTTTTCCTGATGAGAAACACATGAGGCTAACAATAACATGTGTGGTCCATGGGGTATCCATCCATTTCCATGTGATCAACAgaaattttaatgttttcagtCCTAACCCACATTGGTTAGTGAAGAAAAAACAGGCTAATTATTTACTATTTATTAAAACACCCATTGTTTGACTCATTATTACACTTTTTTATTCCACAAAAAGATGAGACATCATGCTAACGCTAaactagccaagaacccagagtgttGTTAAAGCTGAGCGAATGCAGACCCCACCCCGTCAGCTGGACCCTGaatgtgtgtcctcattaggatagggatttatgttggtgtgtgggactgtagAGTATAGGGTTATACTGATAagtgtttcaggtcatttttCAGAGAAATGTGAAAGTAATGTAACAAGTTAGTTTCTCCTGAGGGTAATTAAGTTATGTACTGCATGTGTTCTGTGTAGTACAGACAGTACATTACTTATTTTAAGTGACAACACCAACAATGATCATAGCAAAGAGTAAAAAATACCTTCAACACGCTTAAACATTTGACCACACAGCATGCAGTCGATTTGCATGAACGTAATGTCTTTGAAATAATGGTGTTGACTCTCACAGTGGAGCTAATGAAAACCTAATGAGAATCAATAAGAAACTgctaaattcttatcaattcccatccctactcctagggggtcatctgattgttgggttgtctctgtgttattgtaggttctttaaaataaaagctgaatttAAATTATAATGGTGAACATAGCACACCACAACCACGTGCCTATGAGCATGATGCACTGAATTAGCCTCCATTAGTTAGTTACCTGCTTCCTCAGTCTGAGAGTCTTCAGCTCCTTCTCACTGGTGTTACGGATTAGCAGGAGCTCCTCCACCTTACTGCTCAGATCTCTCTTCTGAGCTTCAGACTTCTCAATCTCTTTCCTCAAACTGCGAATATCATCCTGCCAGAGACAAACAAATGCAATACGTCAGATGGGATTCATAAAAAGGCAGAATAGTACAGCGAAGCATCAGATCGACCTCAGCCTCCTTGAGAGTGTCGGTAAGCACTTtggctttcttctttttctcttcgaGTTCTTCGGTCAGCTCAGCGAGCTTCCTGTcgagcattttcttttcttcttggtTAACGTCACCTTTCAGCTttgccagttttgtttttaggaAGATCATCTTGCAATTCTACACAAAGCAGGAAACAAGTAAGGAAGGAAGGTTTAACATGTTGGTATTTCAGCACCAGAGTAGTGAAAGCTGGCTAGCGCACACGTTCGTGTCTGTGCGTGAGTGTATGATTTTTGCTAAGCGTGCCTGGTCACTTATGGTCATCTGGTGTCTAATCAGGTCCTGTTCCAGTTTTCTGAGCTGACTCTCCAGGCTGTTAATGGTGGATTTACTCTTTGAAACCTGCGAGATAAAATCCTTCTCCTTTGTCTTAACGGCCTGCAAACGCTCCTTATGATGCAACAGCTCCTCCCTGCAGTCACGCAGCTGGACATCCAAGTCCTGTAGCACAGCACAAGCAAAGGGTTACACAGCAGGTCTGAGGCACCGAGCTCGGAGTCTGCTCATCTGGGTTCTAGCAGGTGAATTATTAAAAAacccaaattttaaaaagtgaaattgAAATCATGCTACTTCTGATTACACCATGTGATCATCTCGATTCTATTACATCACTGCAATTACAACAGACCTTTAATGAGCCTTGAGGTTTCTGCAGCCTTCCCTTGTATGGTGTTAATACATCAGTACAATCAGTATATTTAGTTCATGCTATTTAAATAACACTGTTTTATAGTTTTGtaaaaggtttttctttttcttgtatgTCTTATTCAtgccatgaaaacaaaaccaacataATAACGAGTGTAGGCAGAAATTCTTAGACAAAGTTCTTATTCTGTGCACAACAGTTCTCTTCTACCTGGATCAGATTTGGCAGCTCACCTTGATGGCCTGTTCCTCATCCTTAAGAAACTGATCCATCTGTGCAGCTCTCTCCTCCTCACTAAGGGCTGTCTGAGTCACCACCTTCAGCTTCTCGTCCAGTGCAGCGTTGTATGCCCTAGCCTGCCTGAGTctacaacacagacacacacacaggcatgtaTATTTAACAAGCCCTGCAAAAAGGCGCAGATTTATTAGATAacctctaaaaacaaaaaagacaaatattttAGACATTGTCAAAAAGTTGTTGAAAACTAAAAATGATATTGTTATTTTTTAGGCAAATAATAAACagtattcatgtttttataccCAAATATGAGCGGGCACACTGGACTTCTCTAAGAGGTCAGAAAATAATTAACAATCAACCACTCAAACTATTTTTCTGTTCAGTAAATAATTGTAATTTGCCATCTtcatcaaataataataataataataatgtgctttactgttttcttttgtttttttattacattttgatcatttaaaaaaagagcttACGCATACTGGTGGATTAACTGTtacagaaacaataaaaaatgattttcataATTACCACTACAGTTAATTGGGGGCACTGAGTGCCAATCTACCTGGCATGTGTAAAAAATTAGTTCTTCCCCTTTTTAAATtatgaattaactgtgattaacctCATTATTTGGAAAGCTGAGTCCAATTTCACTCACCACAATCGTGCCTGATTACTGGCAGAGCTGTTAAATCAAGAAATTGCTTAAACAGAAGCCATTTCTTGGGCCTCCAATGAACCACAGTCAGAGCCAACAGCCACAAATGGAGAACAGTGGTgaactcatccaggaggtcacaaaagaaccagaacaacatctaaagaactgcaggcctcacatgtctcagttaaggtcagaggtcatgatgcaacaataagaaagagactgggcaaaaatggcacGTATGGGAGAGTTCAAGGataaaaccactgctgaccagaaaaacccacaaaggctcttctcacatttgccaaaaacatcttgatgatcaccgagacttttgggaaaatattctgtggactgacaaGACTTTTGGAAGCTTTCTGTCCTGttaaactaacacagcattttctaaaagaacatcataccaacagtcaaacatggtggtcgtagttttaactttttacttttataaatctgcattttgtatttgctCCAATTatgtttgtctaatattaaaacttTTTTTGATGATTgggaaatgtgtgtgtatggggaAAAAGAGGCCAAATACTTTGTCACGGCACTGTACAGTATACATGCAGTACATGGGAAAGAGGTAAAACATCACAGTGCTATTTTATAGGCAGGGATGTGTCGTAAGATTCCACTGACTTGTCATTTTTATCCTGGATGTCTTTCTTCATTCTGGATATCTGGGATGTCAGGGACTCCACGTCAGAGGTTGTTCTGTCCAGTGTGTTTTTGCAGGTATTCAGCTGCAGGACACAAACATGAGCATTGACTGACAAGCTCTTAGAACATGAAGCTACTACTCCTTTAGATACAGCACAGTTTGAGGAACTGACCTCATCCTGCAGCCTGCTGCAGTTACTCTCCTGCTCCTTCAGATCCTGTCTCAGTTTTGCTCCCTGTCGGTTGGTGAGAGTTATCTTCCTCTCAGTTTCCTTGTTGTTGCTCCTCTGAGTATCTAGCAAGTTCTTCCTCTCTGTTACCGTGGCATTCCTTTCCCTCATAGCCTGGTTCAACTGGGCAACTTGCTGGAATGATAAAGGAACAACACAGGTGTTACTCACGTGTACTTCAATGTTAATTCACATATTCTTGGCTTTCCTTCATGTCTTTTATCAGCAGAAGTGTAAATCCCCATGTAAATGACCACGGCAGACCCAGTGGCATTTTGATCATCTTTATTTTACCGGTTGctgtacacacagacacagagctgcagctctcccgctgCCAGCGcaacataacaacaacaaccacattcACCAAAACTCCAAACTTTTAAGCCGGCATGGCGTGGCATATGCTGCCACGCAGATGGGTCAATCGCACCTGCAGCAGcaaaccacgccccaccacaccGTACACTTTACCAGAGCACACTGCTGCATGTCTTCATCCCGTTGCATCATCTGCTTGATAGTATTTTCCCACTGGTGGATGAGTTGCTGGGCCTCCAGGTGTGCCTGCTGCAGATTCTCTGTAGTCTTATCCAACGCGATCTGTTTGGACAGGAAAGGAAGCAGCAGTCATCCTGAAGGAGGTTTTTGTAACTGCTTTGGTTTGTCTGCTGAGAATCAGTCTCACATTACCTG
It includes:
- the ccdc39 gene encoding coiled-coil domain-containing protein 39 isoform X1, whose protein sequence is MSSTNTALPDTGWDEHFAIPEPNAENKALLEEIRRKEMELLELEHMLERNKDHKKIMTEYLKNAKQELDNTEALCKAKEREEEFEKHLTALSDRENGRQAQEAAEMEKELKSLAERKDMIENHIFKGKQKLDEFMEQMNWDKQTMDVFLEESARKDEDTMAIIKYAQQDEQKIKSLTLAIEKKTLEAKEKQRALVKESTETLSAQIALDKTTENLQQAHLEAQQLIHQWENTIKQMMQRDEDMQQCALQVAQLNQAMRERNATVTERKNLLDTQRSNNKETERKITLTNRQGAKLRQDLKEQESNCSRLQDELNTCKNTLDRTTSDVESLTSQISRMKKDIQDKNDKLRQARAYNAALDEKLKVVTQTALSEEERAAQMDQFLKDEEQAIKDLDVQLRDCREELLHHKERLQAVKTKEKDFISQVSKSKSTINSLESQLRKLEQDLIRHQMTISDQNCKMIFLKTKLAKLKGDVNQEEKKMLDRKLAELTEELEEKKKKAKVLTDTLKEAEDDIRSLRKEIEKSEAQKRDLSSKVEELLLIRNTSEKELKTLRLRKQENKVEHQMLKIQVKRVRDLLYSKADNVLSLEKRLLQLQTTMKEREDEIKVYKEMLSQQLKISEQERQKLSAELSEKLSKIDTMKKCFEIVSLSMAPPEEEEAKSQAYYITKAAQEKEELRRKGDELDATIHKVELENKALENTIQLFNNSNSAFRQSLNKVNESSPMYQEKVKLEGQLNVGQETLNYMKRQIQELQQDMQDLNYVLESLPQEERMERDKIENKHALVSKMNEEVTSQQEKIDRASKQFSKLTKEVRSAKGTKGETFEEKDIKLRELKEFIKNVDRMLNEAWEGNPDLRSVMEKYFLQASLSLPSPSPTPASQRSSKTSSPRCSTSFRSLASSASASPRTAAPHSPTLKTVELSLDLTATSPPLTTSRCSSSASSSSSSRKSKKL
- the ccdc39 gene encoding coiled-coil domain-containing protein 39 isoform X2, with translation MELLELEHMLERNKDHKKIMTEYLKNAKQELDNTEALCKAKEREEEFEKHLTALSDRENGRQAQEAAEMEKELKSLAERKDMIENHIFKGKQKLDEFMEQMNWDKQTMDVFLEESARKDEDTMAIIKYAQQDEQKIKSLTLAIEKKTLEAKEKQRALVKESTETLSAQIALDKTTENLQQAHLEAQQLIHQWENTIKQMMQRDEDMQQCALQVAQLNQAMRERNATVTERKNLLDTQRSNNKETERKITLTNRQGAKLRQDLKEQESNCSRLQDELNTCKNTLDRTTSDVESLTSQISRMKKDIQDKNDKLRQARAYNAALDEKLKVVTQTALSEEERAAQMDQFLKDEEQAIKDLDVQLRDCREELLHHKERLQAVKTKEKDFISQVSKSKSTINSLESQLRKLEQDLIRHQMTISDQNCKMIFLKTKLAKLKGDVNQEEKKMLDRKLAELTEELEEKKKKAKVLTDTLKEAEDDIRSLRKEIEKSEAQKRDLSSKVEELLLIRNTSEKELKTLRLRKQENKVEHQMLKIQVKRVRDLLYSKADNVLSLEKRLLQLQTTMKEREDEIKVYKEMLSQQLKISEQERQKLSAELSEKLSKIDTMKKCFEIVSLSMAPPEEEEAKSQAYYITKAAQEKEELRRKGDELDATIHKVELENKALENTIQLFNNSNSAFRQSLNKVNESSPMYQEKVKLEGQLNVGQETLNYMKRQIQELQQDMQDLNYVLESLPQEERMERDKIENKHALVSKMNEEVTSQQEKIDRASKQFSKLTKEVRSAKGTKGETFEEKDIKLRELKEFIKNVDRMLNEAWEGNPDLRSVMEKYFLQASLSLPSPSPTPASQRSSKTSSPRCSTSFRSLASSASASPRTAAPHSPTLKTVELSLDLTATSPPLTTSRCSSSASSSSSSRKSKKL